In Bacteroidia bacterium, a genomic segment contains:
- a CDS encoding arginine decarboxylase, translating into MKTRYLDLIEQTFDFPQDEFKVTDDELSFHDIPLMDIIKQYGTPLKITYLPKISEQIQKAKRFFNVAIAKSDYQGDYFYCYCTKSSHFSFVLEEALKNDIHIETSSAFDIPIIDRLYENGKITTDTYIVCNGFKKALYMQYICELVNSGFHNTIPVLDNKDELDYYEKNVKVKTKLGIRIAAEEEPSFQFYTSRLGFRYNEIIDYYNTRIKNSKKFELKMLHFFINTGIKDTSYYWNELTKCVSVYIELKKICPELDSLNIGGGFPIKNSLAFDYEYEYIAEEIISQIKRLCEQGEVPEPNIFTEFGSYTVGESGAVLYNVLDQKKQNDREQWDIIDSSFMTTLPDIWAMNQRFILLAVNNWELPYERVFLGGLTCDSQDYYSEEAHVNAIFLPKFDKEKPLFIGFFHTGAYQEALGGYGGIQHCLIPAPKHIIISKDENDDYVTKLFAKEQSAVSMLKNLGY; encoded by the coding sequence ATGAAAACAAGATACCTTGACTTAATAGAACAAACTTTTGATTTTCCGCAGGATGAGTTTAAAGTAACTGATGATGAGTTGTCGTTTCATGATATTCCTTTAATGGATATTATCAAGCAATATGGAACGCCACTAAAGATTACTTATCTTCCTAAGATATCCGAACAAATACAGAAAGCAAAGCGCTTCTTTAACGTTGCAATTGCAAAATCTGACTATCAGGGTGACTATTTTTACTGCTATTGTACTAAAAGTTCACATTTTTCTTTTGTTCTGGAGGAGGCACTTAAAAATGATATTCATATTGAAACTTCATCTGCATTTGACATTCCGATTATAGATCGTTTATACGAAAATGGAAAAATTACTACTGATACATATATAGTATGTAATGGTTTTAAAAAAGCTTTATACATGCAATATATTTGTGAGCTTGTAAACAGCGGATTTCATAATACTATTCCGGTTCTAGATAATAAAGATGAATTGGATTATTACGAAAAAAATGTAAAAGTAAAAACTAAGCTGGGAATAAGAATTGCTGCTGAGGAGGAGCCCAGTTTTCAGTTCTATACTTCGAGACTTGGTTTTAGATACAATGAAATAATTGATTATTATAATACCAGAATTAAAAACTCAAAGAAGTTTGAACTTAAAATGCTTCACTTCTTTATTAATACCGGAATTAAAGATACCTCATACTATTGGAATGAACTTACTAAGTGTGTTTCTGTGTATATTGAGTTAAAGAAAATTTGTCCTGAGTTAGATAGTTTAAATATTGGTGGTGGCTTCCCAATAAAGAATTCTTTAGCATTCGACTACGAGTATGAATACATTGCGGAAGAAATCATCAGTCAGATAAAACGTTTATGTGAACAAGGCGAGGTTCCCGAACCAAATATTTTTACTGAATTCGGATCGTACACAGTTGGTGAAAGTGGAGCAGTTCTGTATAACGTTCTTGATCAGAAAAAGCAAAACGACAGAGAGCAATGGGATATTATTGATAGTTCATTTATGACAACCCTACCAGATATATGGGCTATGAACCAAAGATTTATTCTTTTAGCCGTTAATAATTGGGAATTACCTTACGAAAGAGTTTTCCTTGGCGGTTTAACTTGTGATAGTCAGGATTACTATAGTGAAGAGGCTCATGTAAATGCAATCTTTTTGCCAAAATTTGATAAAGAAAAACCTTTATTTATAGGTTTTTTTCATACAGGAGCTTATCAGGAAGCTTTAGGTGGATATGGTGGAATTCAGCATTGTTTAATTCCAGCACCAAAACATATTATTATTTCTAAAGATGAAAATGATGATTATGTAACCAAACTATTTGCTAAAGAACAGAGTGCCGTTTCTATGCTGAAAAACTTGGGTTATTAA
- the arcC gene encoding carbamate kinase has product MNKLAVVAFGGNALLRAGQKGTISEQEKNAYETCENLVPLIQKGYNLVITHGNGPQVGNILLQNDGGKKIHGIPEMPLDICGAYSQGFIGYVIEQQLRNALEAKGMDEDIITLITQVLVDKNDPAFANPTKPIGPYYTKEEAEKLAAETGSKYKEDAKGNGWRKVVASPSPNRIANRKSIAKLAREGNIVIAVGGGGIPVFYVEPHKLEGIDAVIDKDLASSLLANQIGADEFYIITDVPKVCINFNKPNEIKLDRLTIMDAERYLAEGQFGEGSMGPKVKACIQFVKNGGKEAIITVADQLHNKEAGTIIVLN; this is encoded by the coding sequence ATGAATAAACTAGCAGTTGTAGCCTTTGGTGGTAATGCACTTTTAAGAGCCGGGCAAAAAGGAACTATCAGCGAACAAGAGAAAAACGCTTATGAAACTTGCGAAAACCTTGTACCGTTGATTCAAAAAGGATATAATTTAGTTATTACCCATGGAAACGGACCACAAGTAGGTAATATTCTTTTACAAAACGATGGCGGAAAGAAAATTCATGGTATTCCCGAAATGCCTTTAGATATTTGTGGAGCATATAGTCAGGGCTTTATTGGTTACGTTATTGAACAACAACTTAGAAATGCTCTTGAGGCAAAAGGAATGGATGAAGATATAATTACACTTATAACTCAAGTTCTTGTAGATAAAAACGATCCCGCATTTGCAAATCCTACAAAACCTATTGGTCCTTATTATACAAAAGAAGAAGCAGAAAAATTAGCTGCCGAAACCGGATCAAAATATAAAGAAGACGCAAAAGGAAATGGATGGAGAAAAGTTGTTGCATCACCTTCACCTAATAGAATTGCAAATAGAAAATCTATTGCAAAACTTGCCCGCGAAGGAAATATTGTAATTGCAGTTGGTGGTGGTGGTATTCCTGTTTTTTATGTAGAACCACACAAATTAGAAGGAATTGATGCAGTAATTGATAAAGATTTAGCTTCATCATTATTAGCAAATCAGATTGGTGCAGATGAATTCTATATTATAACCGATGTACCTAAAGTTTGTATCAATTTTAATAAACCAAACGAAATAAAGCTTGATAGACTTACTATCATGGATGCTGAAAGATATTTAGCAGAAGGTCAGTTTGGCGAAGGAAGCATGGGACCAAAAGTAAAAGCATGCATTCAATTTGTAAAAAATGGAGGGAAAGAAGCAATTATAACAGTTGCAGATCAACTTCATAATAAAGAAGCAGGAACAATAATAGTATTAAATTAA